ATCATTCACGGTAAGTACAATCACGAAGAGACCATCGCTACGAGTTCATTTGCTAACAAGTACTTAGTGGTGCTAAATTTGGCAGAAGCTGAGTATGTCTGTAACTACATCCTCAAGGGTGGGAAACGAGATGAATTCATGGCTAAATTTCACAAAGCCTGTTCTGCGGGTTTCAATCCCGATACTGACCTAGAAAGAATCGGTATTGCCAACCAAACAACAATGCTCAAGGGTGAGACCGAGCAAATTGGCAAATTGTTTGAGCGCACGATGATGAGGAAGTACCGCCCAGGTCAACTGAATCAGCACTTCCTCAGCTTCAACACCATTTGCGATGCGACTCAAGAACGTCAGGATGCTATGTTCAAATTGGTGGATGAAAAACTCGACTTAATGATAGTAATTGGTGGTTTCAATTCTTCCAACACAACTCACCTGCAAGAAATTGCTATTGAGCAAGACATTCTTTCTTATCACATCGATAGTGCCGAGCGAATCGGACCTGGTAATCGTATTCAACACAAACCACTGCACCGGGATTTGGAAGTGGTTGAAAATTGGCTACCCCAAGGTTCAATTGCGATCGGAATTACTTCTGGAGCTTCAACACCAGATAAAGTTGTTGCTGATGTTTTAGAGAAAATTTTTGAGTTGAAGGCGGCTACTGTTGTGACTTAATATCACTAGCGATCGCCCCTATTTTGCTCCTCATTGACCTGACTGACCAGGTGGACGGAAGTAACTCACATTATCCAAGGCAAAGCGACCACCAGCATTGGAGAAGGTAATTGTGACAGTCTTGACCGCCGGACCACTGTAGTTGTAGCGTCCACCAACGAAAAAAGGATCGTTGGTCGTAGTGAGTTGGACTTCCTCACGGAGCAGACCTTCCCCTGGACGGTTAAGAGAGATAATTACCGACTGAGGGACGCCAAAAACGCTTTGCGCTACTCCAAATCCGAACTCTGTTGTAGGCTTGTCAAACGTAAGGTGAAGTACGCCGGACGCAGTGCCTTCAATGTTAGGGGGGTTAATATTGTTGGTGGCACCTGGTCCAAAAAATAAACCAGCAACACAGTCTGAGTTAGGCGAACCGCCAACGGTAAAAGAATACAAAACACCGTTCAAATTCAAGCCCTCACAGCTAACGGGCTGAACGTTGAACGTCTCAGTGACCACGTTCTGGTCACCCAGTACAGGGCTAGCAGCAATTCCTACCAAACAGAAACCGACCAGAGAGATCGACCAGCTGAGCGGTCTAAACAATAGTTTCATGGTGTTTATCCCTAATTATGAAAATAATCAGAGTGTAGTTGTTAACAAAGATTTCTCATGTATGACAGCCATTTAGTAAGAACTTAGGGTCTTTCAAGTTCTTATAAATATTTGCAATACAAAAACTCTCATCGAAAATTGAGTATAAAATTCAACTTCTTGAAAGTCAAGAGGAATTAAAAGCTTTTAATGTAATTCTCAATTTTCAAAAATGCATTTTGTAGCTAAAATTACCATGTTTTCAATTGAAATCAATTTTTAGAAAAAAAAATTTACAATTAGAAGAAATGTCAAGATTACTTTTACTTTTTTAACAAAAAAGGCTGAATTAGGATCGGATTTTCCATTCCCCAATGCCCAATGCCCAACGCCCAACGCCCTGTGACCAGACCCCTGTCCCCAGACCAGCAAGACCATCCATCCCAGTCACCAGATCCGGAACGCAAATACATATACATTTTTAATACAATGTCTGGTTAGAGCCAAAAATCAAAATAGGAACCAAAATAGGCGATCGCATACCTTTTCCCTCACTCGCCACTCCCTATGTTTCTTAAAAGCGTCCGACGGGCGGCGATCGCCATCCGTTACGAATGAAAGAAACAAGTAAAATCCTCTTACATAGCTGCCATCTGCCCTCTGCCATCTGCCTTGTTTCTTGAGAGTCTTATAACTCGTAATTAAGTATACAAGCACTAATACTTATATGAAAGAGTTCATAAATTTTTTTTAATAGAACGATCCCTTTAAATTTAAGAAAATTTTTGTACATTAAAAATAAGATGAACCGAGGATTTAGAGCGGACTCTTGGAACCGTATAGGGTGTTTGAGATGTAATACAAGCTCTGCACACAAGAAAAAGCGCGTCTTCAACCAGAAGGGTGCATCTTCAAATATGGAGAAAAACATAGTCGCGATGTTTGTACTTGCACGCCAGTTGCTTCTCTTACTAAGACGCTTGGCAAACAAGGAGGGCATTGCCGCTCAACGCGCTAACTGGGTCATACACACGAAACCGCTCGTTCTCAAATTTCAAGCTAAGGTACTCCTAGTTCACATTTATACAGCCTACGTTTGTGTATTTATAGACACAAATGCTTAAAGGCTATTTGTCGCTCAAACACTTTCTAACTCAACTTTTCTCGGCAATACTTAGGAGTATATTTACACATGACACAACTTGTACTTTCTCAGCAAAAGAACTCTCACGATCGGCAACCTCTGTGTCTCAAGAAGCCACTCGTCTATCTTGAAACATCCATATCTGAAGAGTTATCCAAAACTGAATTCGACAAACTCAGCAATGATTACTCTCTGAAAGCTGAGTTTGATATAGAACATATATCAAAGAAAGAATCAGAGAGACAGGCTTCAAGCGAAAACTCAATATTGCCAGCATTACATCTAGCTCGGGTTTCTGAAAGTGGCATAGCAGTGTCTCAACAACGGATATCTGGGTTTAGACGATGGAGTGCGCTGAGTGAGTACTAACATTGACTTAGTACAGAATTGCACAAGTTGATACTTGAGAGAATAACATCTCTTGTTCGTAGTTGCGCTTTAGCACTAAAGCGCAACTACAAACTAAAACGTTACGAATATAGTAGTCCTATTTGATAGGTAAAAATTATTAACCGCAAAGACGAGCCAGTGCGTTGGACGGGTTCCCCGGCTTGAAGCACCTGGCGTCGCAAAGAGCGCGAAGAAAAGAGAGAAGAGAGAATTTTACAAATGATTTAGCATTGCTATACATGAACATCTGTACTTGGGTTAATTTGAGTTCTGGTAGCAAGAAATACTATTAGTGAAATGTTTAGAATCTCCAAAAACTTTTGATGAGCCGTAGCTTTACTCATAATTATCTGTAGCTTTCAGAGCAATAAATCAAAGTTTAGTTGTTAATATTATAGATGTAATAATCAATGATTAAGATTGCAACTACCTGTAGGAGATTACTAAACCCTCCTGCAAATTTCTGGGTTTCTTTGTTAATTTCAAGTGCTGTAGTAAATTCTGTGTCTTTGCAGGCGCTTGCTAATGAAATTAATCAAGTTCAAGAGCCTTTAGTTATCCCTTCAACTACTACTTTAGAAGCAAATGTTGTTCAAAGATCCACTGAAGTGCCAATGAGTAGTGAAGTTCTTCCTGTGGCAAATCTCTTAAATGAAGAAAACGTTAATACTCATGACCCCATGTCGCAGGTCACGAATACGTCACAGTTGCAGGACATTTCTCCAGGAGATTGGGCTTATGAAGCACTGCTCTCACTTATCGATCGTTACGGCTGTATTCAAAAATACCCAGATGGCACTTATCGGGGTAATCGGGCAATCAGCCGTTATGAATTTGCTGCTGGTTTGAACGCTTGTTTGCAACAGATTGAGAAATTGATAGCCGTCAGTTCAACTGAGTTTGTGAGCAAAGAGGATTTAGCAACACTACAACGCTTGACTGATGAATTTAAGACGGAACTGACAACTCTGGACAAGCGGGTGGATCGATTGGAAGAGCAAGTCACCCTTCTTGATCGCCAACAATTCTCTACAACGACCAAGCTGTCTGGTCTAGCATGGTTTAATTTGACAGGAGCTTCGGCTGGTGGTAACGTTAAAGCAGAGACAACAGATCTTAGTGGCATTAATAACGATCTTGCACTGAGACGACCAGGTCGTGAGAACGGCAAGCCCGCTGTTCGGATTGTCAGAAATAATCCCAGTATCACTTTCAGTAACCTAGTATGGCTGACTCTAGACACGTCTTTTACTGGTAAAGACAGCTTGATAACTCAGTTGGCTGTGGGTAATGGCAACTCGCCAGCCAATGTTTTTGCTTCTGCTGGTCTTTACGACACATTTGGGACTCCGTTTTTTGACCAAAGTTCTGGGGTGCAAACTGGAGTTAACCAAGTTGTTTTGCGGGAATTAGCTTACAGATTTCCAGTTGGAAACAATATTCAGCTAGTCGTTGGTCTCCGAATTAATTGGAATCGCTACTTTGATGACAATGCTTTCACTTTCATCTTAACAGGTGCAAGTAGCTTCAATTCTGACGGCATTCCTATATTAAGCACTATTGACCGTGGTGCTGGAGCGGTTTTGATTTGGAACATCAATAAAAAGTTTCAGTTACATCTTAGCTATTTAGGTGAGAGTGATGAATATTTGCCTGGTGGCTTGTTTAACTCTGCATCTAACCCACAGCAAGGTTTGTTCAATGGTACCAATGTGATTTCAAGTGAGTTGACTTTCTCTCCCAGTGAAAACATTAACTTACGGTTTATCTACAATCGTTCTAATATTCAGCAAATTAATGGATTCATTGGCGGTCCCATTGGTGAACCTATTTATGGCTTTGCTGATGACGGTTTTGGCGGTCCATTGCGTAATGCTACAGCTGATATTTTTGGCTTTAACTTTGACTGGCGAGTGACACCGGGCTTTGGTGTTTTCGGACGCTATGCCTATGGCAGTACACATCTGACTCCTGTTGATTCAACCAAACCCAAAGGTGATGTTAATGCCCAATCGTTTCAGCTAGGAGTGGCATTTCCTGACTTAGGGAAGCAGGGAGCACTAGCTACCATATCTTACTTGATACCGTTCTCGGTTCTGGATGGTCGTAAGTTTTTGGTCTCTGGTGGTGGTGATGGAGGTGTTCAGTATGAATTTGAAATGACTTATTTTTATCCACTGACTAATAATATTGCAATTGTCCCAGCCTTTTACCTAATTGGAAATGTCAATAACTTTAGCGATAACCCTAACATTTATGTAGGTAACATAAGGGTGCAGTTTAGTTTTTAGCAAGGGACAGTAGTATCAAAGATAAATTATCAACTTATACAGCATTTTTCAGGTAAATGAAGTACATCGGTAGGGGCGCAATGCCTTGCGCCCTTACAACAATCTGTACCTCACTTAGTTGCAACCTGCTGTAGCTGTTTGCAATTGCTTGGCTCACCGGAATGCATCTTTTAGAGCCAGGATGAGCAAGATGCCCATCCCACGAAAATTTGATGAATTTGTGGGGTGGGCGTCCCGCCTGCTCTTAGAACTGGTGCATTCCGGTGAGCCTTTCATATCATGACCTACTCAGGTCTCAATACTGCTCGGTTAATGATAATTGAGGTGTCAGAACCCCGGTTTCTTTAAGAAACCGGGGTTCTAATTTGCGCTTATCCAAGTAGTATTGACTCAGGTCTTATACCATTTCACGTTAATAGTAATACTCAAGAATCTTGTATTTACCGTAAATTTACAGTAAATACAGGTCTGTATTTGTATCAAGAGTTTTATGAAACGGTCTTGCGTCCACTGACGACGAAACCAGGCAAATAAGCAGCAAAAGACTGTCCAGCTTTATCTGCTGTTTCTAAGTGGTTCCACCACTCTTGCAACTAATGAATAAAACGTTTGCCTCCGCCACCAGCCATTGGCACTTTAGAAAATCCCTGACAGGCAGCTTTTATGAATTCATCGGGAGCAATGTCTTTAATAATTTCGCTAAGCTTCTTTTCATCGTATACCGAATGCATTGTTTGCCATTTATAGTCAAGAAAATCTTTTTCAGAAACTTCTGCAAACTTAAGAGTGCTCCTTGAACCCATCCTTGTCTGTTTGAGTAAGCTTCACCGCAAATGTAGACGTTAGCATTTTCGACTGGGTGTCGCATCTGCTTCAACCCAGATCCTACGCGCCCAAGAATCCCCACCTACCTTGTACGTATGGTAGGGGTCTTCTAGGCGCGACTTGATAAACAAAGATTATTTTTTATTTCAATAAAAACTTAATCAGAAGCGTGTAATCCATACAGAGCAATCATTTTTCAACATTCAGACTATATAAGTAAGCATACTTGTATGGTCTCGTTCATAACTAATTCTTAAAAGATCTGTCGGTTGGAATTTAAATAACTCTTTGTAATTTGAAATAGAACCAACCAAGGTTAGATAATTTGAAAGCATCCCCAGTATATGCACTACGCTCTTATCAAACTTTGTAAAGACAGCACATTTGGGATGCTCCCGATAATTTGGATTTGAAGTTTAAAACTCATTGTGGAGAAAAAAGAGGAAAAATATAAAGTTAAAAGACCATATGAACCTGCACAGCTGTAAACCAATTGTAACGATTGATGCTCCTGCAGGTGCTGGTAAATCAACAGTAACCTTTTCAAGGTAAAAGTCGCTGATTTAACAAATTTTTGAAACAATTGAGACCATGGGTATACCGAAAATTACGTGTGTCAGAGTGGGATACGGTCATGTTGCTCAAATACATGAAAGGAAAATGCAGGAATGCGGTGTGAAAACTGTTGCTATTGTTGAAGTGGATAAACAAAAGCAATTGCAGGCACAAGGAAACGGCTTCACTGTATTTAGTTCTTGCTTGGAAGCAGCAAAACTCAATCCCACTTTTTGGGATATTTGTGTTAGTACTAATCAGCACTTTAAACTCATTCAGAATATATTAACGATTGTACCGCAAGCCAATATTTTCGTTGAAAAGCCTGTCTGTCTCTTCTCTGAAATTCCTGCCATAAGGAAACTTTTATTAAATTTTAAGGGAAAAATAACGGTCAATGAGAATTATGCATCTTCAACGATCAAAGATATAATGCGAAAAATTGCTTTGAATGATTTAGAAATCAATATTCAAAGGGTAGTTGTGGAATTTACCAAAAATCGAACATTAAATTTTGCTAGTGGTCGATTTATTGATGACGAATTAGGAGCACTTGGTTACGAAGGCTCTCACATGGTAGCGCTAGTTTCCGAATTCCTTGAAGAATATGTTCCCTACTGTATGCTGGAAACTCAGTTTAACGACTTTGTTTTCAAGGCTTCTCAACTTCGTCTAGATAATCAAGGTAGTGCCTACATTCATTACAAATCAACCTCTGGGGTAGGAGTGGAATTATACACTTCGATGATGGGTCATGTAAAATATAAATACCCATTATTTTTTACTGAGGATATACCAGTACAAGATTTAGATTCTAAATATAGAATCATTGCTTTATATGGCAGTAATTGTCAAAAGGATGATTATTGTATTGTCGGATTTTTAGAACCAATAAAATGTTTTAATCGGTGTTATGGAGCAGTTTATGTAACCAAAAACAGTAAAATTGAAAGTATCATTGCTCCGATTTTGGATGATACAATGCTGTGGCATTTTAAAAAGACCTTGAGATATTTTCAAGGTGAGGCAGAAAATCCCTATCCTGTTGAAAAGGGAATCAAAGTTGTTGAAATTTTACATTCTTTGAGCGAAAACAAAGGAAGAGTTCATGCCACAAGTGAATCATTTTGATGTGATTATCATTGGCACGGGTGCTGGTGGTGGAACGCTTGCTTACACTTTGGCTCCTTCAGGCAAGCGCATATTATTGTTAGAGCGAGGTGGATACTTACCACGTGAGAAAGACAATTGGGATACCCGCGCTGTTTTTATCGAAAAGAAGTATAAATCCCAAGAAACTTGGTACGATGAGAACGGTGAAGCACATCGTGCGCCCATTCACTACTGCGTTGGTGGTAACACCAAGTTTTACGGATCGGCCTTAATGCGCTTTCGTTCCTCAGATTTTGACAAAGTTGTACATTACGACGGTATTTCCCCAGCTTGGCCACTCAGCTATGAGGACTTTGAGCCTTATTATACCCAAGCTGAGTTTCTCTATCACGTACACGGACAACGCGGTATCGATCCTACGGAACCACCTGCAACTGCTCCTTACCGCTATCCAATGGTCAAGCATGAACCCCGAATTCAGCAACTGTTTGATGACTTTTGCAAGCTTGGTTATCAACCCTTTCCTTTACCGTTGGGAATCATGCTTGACGAAACAAACCCACAAAACAGTCATTGTATTCGTTGCAATACTTGTGGTGGCTATCCCTGTTTGTTAGAAGCAAAAGCGGATGCTCACACTGTTGGCGTACAATCAGCACTTCAATATCCAAATGTCAAGCTGATCGCTCATGCTTTAGTCAAGCGTTTGGAAACCAGTGCTTCTGGTCGCGAAATTACAAAGGTTTTAGTCGAATGTAATGGTGTTTTTGAAGAGTACTCTGCTGATATCGTAGTCGTTGCCTGTGGTGCGATTAACTCAGCTGCATTGTTATTGCGATCGGCAAACGATAAACATCCCAATGGTTTAGCTAACGGTTCGGGTGTTGTAGGTCGGCACTATATGCGCCATACCAATTCCTCTTATATTGCAATTTCTCACGAACCTAATCCCACAGTCTTCCAAAAAACTTTTGGACTTAATGACTTTTACTTTGGAACTGAGGATTGGAAATACCCTATGGGCAATATCCAGCTCCTCGGTAAATCAACTCCAGAGTTACTCCAAGCTGAATTGCTACCTTCAGTACCAGGAATGAGTGTGGAAACCATTGCTAAACACGGTATCGATTTTTGTGTTATCTCAGAAGATTTACCAGATCCAGATAACCGAATCACTCTTAATAGTAATGGAGAAATTATCCTTAATTACACTAGCAATAACTTAACAGGGCATAAACATCTCATCAACAAGTTTGAGGGAATGTTGAGCCAAATAAGTTGCGAAGATTATTTACTGTCCTCTTCATTGTACGTTGGTAAAAAGGTCTCTGTTGCAGGTATCAATCACCAATGCGGTACAATCCGCTTCGGACGCGATCCTGAAACTTCAGCCCTTGACATCAATTGTAAAGCACACGAGTTAGATAATCTTTATGTGGTTGATGGCAGCTTTTTTGTTTCTAGTGCGGCGGTTAATCCAGCACTAACTATCATTGCTAACGCATTACGTGTTGGAGACCATTTAAAAGAACGACTGAGATAAGAAATATACCACTTATATCATTATGGTTGCCCAAGAAGATAGACCAACATCCCTTTCCAACAGCATACCATCCTTGGAAATGCTTCACTTAATCACTAGCTACCGCGTAACTCAAACGATTCACGTTGCTGCCAAGCTAGGAATAGCAGATTTACTAAAAAATGGACCCAAACGGAGTGAAGAACTCGCCGCAGAAACTGCTACCAATGCTCCGGCTCTCTACCGAGTGCTACGTGCTCTTGCCAGTATTGGAGTTTTCAGAGAAGTTGAGTATGACCTGTTCGATCTCACTCCCTTAGGGGAATCGCTACGGAGCGATGTTCTAGGTTCCATGCGGGCTTGGGCGATGATGGTCGGCGGAGAGCATCACTGGGAACCTTGGGGACACTTACTTCACTCCGTCCAAACAGGTCAACCAGCATTTGAGCACGTTTTTGGTATGGGACCGTTTGAATACTACAACCAAAAGCCGGAAGCTGGTCAGATTTTTCAGCAAGCCTTGAGCGGTCTTACCCAAATTATTAATTCCCAAATTCTTGCTAATTATGACTTCTCATCGATTCAGAAAATCGTTGATGTTGGCGGTGGAAAAGGCAGCTTAATTGCAGCATTGTTGCAGGCAAACCCAGGAATACAGGGAGTGCTTTTTGACCAACCCGCAGTGATTGAACAAGCGGTTGCACTTCTCGTAGATAAAGGTGTCCATAACAGGTGTGAGCTGATTGCAGGAAATTTCTTTGCTTCAATCCCGAAAGGTGGAGATGCCTATATCCTCAAACATATTATTCACGATTGGGATGATGAGCAGTCAATTACAATTCTGAAAAATTGCCATACAGCTGTGGCGGATAATGGCAAACTGCTGGTTGTTGAAATGGTCATTCCTCATGGGAACACGCCTTTCTATGGCAAATTTCTTGATATCGAAATGCTAGTTGGATATTCAGGTAAAGAACGTACTGCTGATGAATATCAAGACTTATTTGCCAAAGCTGGTTTTAGGTTAACGCAGATTTTTCCTACGGAAGCTTTGGTAAGCCTTATTGAAGGAGTTCGTGCCTAATTGATTTTCATTCAATAAATAAGTAAGTCGGCGCAATAATTATCACTGGCTCGTAGTTGTGCTGTCTTCGCGCTTAGCGCAACTACGAGCCAAATACAGGGACTTTACTTTTCGTTACATAGTTTGGTTTTTTCTCACCGACTTGCTTAGGGATGCCAATAACTTTAGCGATCGCCCTAACATTTATGTAGATAATATAAAGGCGCAGTTTAGTTTTTAGCTGTACTAGCCTATTCGTATTTTAATGAACTACAAGTAGATCGCCTACCAGAAGCCTATGCCTACACACTTAATGGAGCGCAGCAACAGCAACAGCAACAGTAACAACAGAGATCTCGTCGTTACCTCCACAGCGCGATGTTGAATTCTGGAACGATAATGGGTATTTTGTCGAGTCATAAGCTAAAAGTCAAAGTTAAAGTCACTTTCAAAAAAAGAAGTAATTACTTCTTTTTTTGTACTAGATGATGTGGAACTAGGCAAAGAAGAATTCGTAGATGTTCGCCAACAAAGTCACAAAATCCGCAACTTGCTTTTTTGTCCAAAGTCCAAAATAATTCAAAGGAGTAGTGTTGGGCGCAACACACCCAACACAAGTGTAATAATGAAACCTTCCTAGCAATCTTTCTTCTATTAGCGTTGTGTAGATGATGCGCTTAAATGCATCATTTTAGAATGCTCCCAACCCAAGAATGCTTAAAATTCCTAAAAGTCCTTGGGGAGGTGCTGGTTCAACTGGCTCAGGTGGTTCAACTTGTTGAACTTCTCCGTCAATTATCACTATTGGTTGGGTAGGAGGAGGGGGAGTTAACCCTAAAAGTCTGAGTAAACCACCACAAACTTGTTGTAACTCTTGGTTAGAGATTTCCAAAATTTCAGGCTCAGGAATATCCTGAATAAGGACTCTGTTCATAGATTTGTCCATTGTGATACCTTGTGAGTAGATTTATTTTAAATTTCAACGCCCACTAGAATGTTTGCCTATAAACAGTTTTTTCAGCAAGAGTTTTGGACA
This genomic interval from Scytonema hofmannii PCC 7110 contains the following:
- a CDS encoding 4-hydroxy-3-methylbut-2-enyl diphosphate reductase translates to MDTKAFKRALNSSEQYYRKGFGRETEVAPVLQSEYQSNLIQQLRENNFTLQRGEVTIRLAEAFGFCWGVERAVAMAYETRQHFPSDRIWITNEIIHNPSVNSNLRDMQVEFIPMKDKQKDFSVVGKGDVVILPAFGASFQEMQLLNEKGCTIVDTTCPWVSKVWNTVEKHKKGNYTSIIHGKYNHEETIATSSFANKYLVVLNLAEAEYVCNYILKGGKRDEFMAKFHKACSAGFNPDTDLERIGIANQTTMLKGETEQIGKLFERTMMRKYRPGQLNQHFLSFNTICDATQERQDAMFKLVDEKLDLMIVIGGFNSSNTTHLQEIAIEQDILSYHIDSAERIGPGNRIQHKPLHRDLEVVENWLPQGSIAIGITSGASTPDKVVADVLEKIFELKAATVVT
- a CDS encoding iron uptake porin, whose translation is MIKIATTCRRLLNPPANFWVSLLISSAVVNSVSLQALANEINQVQEPLVIPSTTTLEANVVQRSTEVPMSSEVLPVANLLNEENVNTHDPMSQVTNTSQLQDISPGDWAYEALLSLIDRYGCIQKYPDGTYRGNRAISRYEFAAGLNACLQQIEKLIAVSSTEFVSKEDLATLQRLTDEFKTELTTLDKRVDRLEEQVTLLDRQQFSTTTKLSGLAWFNLTGASAGGNVKAETTDLSGINNDLALRRPGRENGKPAVRIVRNNPSITFSNLVWLTLDTSFTGKDSLITQLAVGNGNSPANVFASAGLYDTFGTPFFDQSSGVQTGVNQVVLRELAYRFPVGNNIQLVVGLRINWNRYFDDNAFTFILTGASSFNSDGIPILSTIDRGAGAVLIWNINKKFQLHLSYLGESDEYLPGGLFNSASNPQQGLFNGTNVISSELTFSPSENINLRFIYNRSNIQQINGFIGGPIGEPIYGFADDGFGGPLRNATADIFGFNFDWRVTPGFGVFGRYAYGSTHLTPVDSTKPKGDVNAQSFQLGVAFPDLGKQGALATISYLIPFSVLDGRKFLVSGGGDGGVQYEFEMTYFYPLTNNIAIVPAFYLIGNVNNFSDNPNIYVGNIRVQFSF
- a CDS encoding Gfo/Idh/MocA family oxidoreductase, encoding MGIPKITCVRVGYGHVAQIHERKMQECGVKTVAIVEVDKQKQLQAQGNGFTVFSSCLEAAKLNPTFWDICVSTNQHFKLIQNILTIVPQANIFVEKPVCLFSEIPAIRKLLLNFKGKITVNENYASSTIKDIMRKIALNDLEINIQRVVVEFTKNRTLNFASGRFIDDELGALGYEGSHMVALVSEFLEEYVPYCMLETQFNDFVFKASQLRLDNQGSAYIHYKSTSGVGVELYTSMMGHVKYKYPLFFTEDIPVQDLDSKYRIIALYGSNCQKDDYCIVGFLEPIKCFNRCYGAVYVTKNSKIESIIAPILDDTMLWHFKKTLRYFQGEAENPYPVEKGIKVVEILHSLSENKGRVHATSESF
- a CDS encoding GMC oxidoreductase codes for the protein MPQVNHFDVIIIGTGAGGGTLAYTLAPSGKRILLLERGGYLPREKDNWDTRAVFIEKKYKSQETWYDENGEAHRAPIHYCVGGNTKFYGSALMRFRSSDFDKVVHYDGISPAWPLSYEDFEPYYTQAEFLYHVHGQRGIDPTEPPATAPYRYPMVKHEPRIQQLFDDFCKLGYQPFPLPLGIMLDETNPQNSHCIRCNTCGGYPCLLEAKADAHTVGVQSALQYPNVKLIAHALVKRLETSASGREITKVLVECNGVFEEYSADIVVVACGAINSAALLLRSANDKHPNGLANGSGVVGRHYMRHTNSSYIAISHEPNPTVFQKTFGLNDFYFGTEDWKYPMGNIQLLGKSTPELLQAELLPSVPGMSVETIAKHGIDFCVISEDLPDPDNRITLNSNGEIILNYTSNNLTGHKHLINKFEGMLSQISCEDYLLSSSLYVGKKVSVAGINHQCGTIRFGRDPETSALDINCKAHELDNLYVVDGSFFVSSAAVNPALTIIANALRVGDHLKERLR
- a CDS encoding methyltransferase, yielding MVAQEDRPTSLSNSIPSLEMLHLITSYRVTQTIHVAAKLGIADLLKNGPKRSEELAAETATNAPALYRVLRALASIGVFREVEYDLFDLTPLGESLRSDVLGSMRAWAMMVGGEHHWEPWGHLLHSVQTGQPAFEHVFGMGPFEYYNQKPEAGQIFQQALSGLTQIINSQILANYDFSSIQKIVDVGGGKGSLIAALLQANPGIQGVLFDQPAVIEQAVALLVDKGVHNRCELIAGNFFASIPKGGDAYILKHIIHDWDDEQSITILKNCHTAVADNGKLLVVEMVIPHGNTPFYGKFLDIEMLVGYSGKERTADEYQDLFAKAGFRLTQIFPTEALVSLIEGVRA